TATGCATGCTATGTGCAAGGGTGTCTGTTTGCATAGAGATATCTTCTTTAGAGCCCAGAATAGCTACTTCTATAACCTCTAAACCGCAAGCAGCCACAGtggaaaaaagttgtcattatCTGCGCTGGAGCACTTAATGGGAGTGGCTTACTGCTCAGTCAAGGCAGGCTAATAATTCTAAGAACATGTATAAATAACCATGCCTTCTTGAACAATAGCACCGGAGACTTTCTACTGTGCATTTTTGATGTTTGTACTTGATAAGACTTTCACACACCGCCACTAGCTTTTATCTGTTGTGTAGCTGTGTGTACCTACGGCTGCTTTATTTTGAGTAAATGAAGTGGGAAAAGTACTACACGATCTTCCCACTTGATTAATAGtaaggtttcctttttattactttttttttaattgtacagGTTTTCAGACATAGGGCAAACACCAAGCAAGATGGCAGAACACctcatgttgcatttttccataTTACTGGTTATTGCAGTTATCTACAGTAAAAACAGTGTGTATCAGATGGCACACCATGAGTTAGTAATAGGTTAGATATTAAGAATCTAGTCATTAGTGTACTAGTcgaaaatatttattgaattaggCCCATGTTTGAgctaaagcaggagtgcccatattttactaatgcgaggtcaacttttagtcatgattttccattatgatctactatcatttataaaagcattgttagcattcggttccatggaaaatataacttaaaggggacccgtcacccaaaaaaaaacattccaaatcctattttatcacattagtcaagcaaaatgaactttaattacactatataaattatttgaatcttgtttccttcagtctgggaattcataattataacaagcaggcaggagccattttgtgggacactgttattaagacaagtcttgtgtcatctcagtatcttgtttgtgcaccagaatgggggacctgatgtccatccccatgtcctggggaatgtggggagagcagtgacatgtaggaagtgctgaatggaaagggaaataattgtctgccccgcctctatgccactggcatagaggaggggcagacaatatttgattgacagctgagatttttaaatgagcttactacagctatgaatgctttaataaagaatagaaattggatttcatgtttaatttgaaaaggacttttattatacagatttttgtgtctgggtgacaggtccactttaaatattgatttattagaagtatatattgctatatttgacaaaaaactatttcatatgtaaccttaacataataaatatctgaatgaaaagcatgaaacaggagggtgatatagacaagctgtttgttgacagtgtcttgagatctacttgtagatcccgatctaccttttgggaacCCCTGATCTAAAGCAAACCTTCATCGACCAAAACTCCCTGCATTCCATCAAATCAGGCTGCTATAGCATCTGAAATGCAGTACATTGAAGCATACCGGTTGCGGTTAATTTAATTGTAATTGCAACATCCCTTATAATtacatttcataaaaatgtgcctgattttttttttaaatctgttaagAACAAAGGGCTGCCAGTCTACGTTTCTAAATATAGGCGTTAATTCATGCCACTATTCTTTTCCAGTAACTTGTTGGTGTTAATGCAAGTTCTAGATGTCGTAGTCTAGCGGTGCCCGTACATGGGCTGATAAAGGCTGCCGACAGGCTATGTATGAATGGGGTCCTCCAATGGACTTCCCTGACAGATATTTGGCAAAAATCCAGAAGGCTTTCTGTGCCAACATTATAAGGCACTCATCAGGGCCAATTTTATGTAGAGCTATGAAATATTTCtgtataaaaccatatattttcacatTGACATGTTggatttaaagaggttgttcacttttaactAGAATTTGCTATTCATAACATCTTTTCAGTACCACAATAACAAATGCTTGGATGCCTTTTGCTTTGCTCATTTTttgactgtataaaaaaaaaacctaatcatAAATGTATTCCTGTTATTTTTCATAACGGTCATTTCTTTAGGCAAATGGCAAGTGGAATTTTACATTGTTGCCTTTTCTCTGGAAAACTTAGCAGCAACAAATTGTATCAGTTACTTGGCTCATGTGGCCTGACATGTATGGCTTTgcgtgcactgtgaattgtaggatcccagggggcggcccttagctcttaaaatggcaattttctatttaggaatacccaatggcacatactactttatattattatgaaaatggtatatttacatgaagcagggttttacaaatgagttgttttatacagtatctatagagacctacattgttcgggggtataattttcctttaaccatGAATCTTTATTTTTTCCTCGAATAGCTGTAAATGGTGTTTTGCCTCCCTCTGGATTAATAATCATAACTCATTTTCTTTTGAATGTTAATTAGTATGAATGCAGCATATATTTGTGGTATTTTATGTTTACAGCACATACGAGAGATTACTGCTGCGGTTCTGTTAGTGCACCTTTTGATTAACTGTCTCCTTTGACCCTCCTAAAGGTACATACTTTCAAACAATGGCTTATCCTTGTTGGGTCAAGTTCCTTGTCACTGCTTTATAAAGAACAAACACAAATACACTGGTTACTTAAGTTCTGTAGACTCTGGGATTTTGTGGGTAAACTTTGCAGTAGTGCTGCTGGTCACCCTCACTCAACATTCTGACGGCAGCTCATTGCTGAGACTGGACTAGATATGTTAGGCTTTTCTAATGGACACTTATCTCCACGTATGTTAATGGACTTTCATATGCACCACCTTTCCTTGTGATCATGTAGTTATTGGTGCATGTGTCAGCActaagatgattttttttaagcagaagCAGATTTGAAATTATTTGGGGCAGAATTCTCTAATGAAAGACTAGGCAGCGATCAAATAGATCTTGCATTCATTGACCACATGCTTTATTTACATTGTCTATTTTTGTTGTTCATGTTGTGTagaaatatttattcttttttatatagaaatacaACACAAGATGCtataactttatatttattgaatgCCCACAGTGGATACTTCTTctaaaatatatagtttattgTTCTAAGTACAAAGTGCCACTGATATTCCCTGCCTGCGGCACATTGCAAGAATAACATGCTATCAAGTACTGAACTGATACTAATATGAGCTGCTGTATTGTTCTGACCATGCATAAGGCTGATGGGACATGGGTAGTTCTCTCCACAGGCATTATTCAACTGATGCACCTAAAACCCCCTTTGCAGCCTTGCACTGACTTCGATGTAAACTGTTAAACCAGAATTTTGCTCTTATTTTCACTAGCAATGAGGGCCCCCTCAACTCAATCCAACACTTTAAAGGAAAGTACAGTGTAAAGCATCAGTAAGCCTGCCTCAGGGCAGCCAGAGGCACATAATCTCCCCTGTCCGAAACTGCTAATTGTGTGAGTAGAACCTTTATTAAAGCTAAGAGGAAAATCgcaagaaggaaataaatgcctttttaaatataaatagtacAGAGTGATGACTCTCTGGTAAACGTTTATTTTGTAGGAAGGATCGTACGCGGTATGATTTGTTATCTGCGGCTAAATCTAAGATACTTTAGGTGACCAggctccaaaaaaattatttccatagATTTCCGCAAGTAAAACCTATTACTCGTGGTAATATAGCTTAATTTCAGAAAATTGCCTCCCTTCATATTTTCCCGGAATGTAGTCAGATTTCCACGAGTAATAGgttacaaaaaaagacaaatggtGGAGACCCTATAGTCGAACCATCCAAACTATCTTGGTATATTTATTTggcttttatagaaaaaaaattaattatatttactaGAAATCGATACATGTGGAAATAAATAAGAAACCAGTTGTTAGAATGTTTAAATGAACATATATAAAAAGAGGCCAGACTGAAAATTTGAAAGGCCTTTGGTCTCCGTCACATGCTTTGTGGAATGTGGAATGAGACTTATGGTGCCTGCAGGAGAAATATCCCATTTTCAAAGGTTGTATTTTGTTCACTTTCTATGTTAATGCCGTTGTTGGTATTATATTGAAGATGCAGGGATACATAAAAAGAAATACGCAGTTTAAGCGTTTATCCTTTTATAGAGCTTACATTACAGCATTTGGAATATTCCATGTAGGAAgcatttttattcacaatgcagcAATGCATTCCCTGTATGCGATACAATGCTTAAAGTGTAGAATGATCAGTGTTAATCAGGACCAATTGAATGTGCTATGAATTCCTTTGAATCCCTGTGTGTTAAATTGCATCTGGACGATAGGGCTTTGATATTGCATTTAACAAATCTGCATTATCCCTTTCTATGGACTTAACTGGCTGGCAACTGTCCCACCCCCACTTGCTTTCACATGCGCAAGAACGTGGATTTAGGACTTTGGCCAACCTTGGTACAAACTACAAAGTGTGTCTTACACTCATAGAATCCCTGCTTTCAACAGGCAATGGTGTATATACCTTCCTTCATGTAGCCATACTCTGGATGCTTCCTTCTAATGGTGACTTTGGAACTGTGTAGGTGCTTCTGACACCAAGGAGGATCCTTCCTTTTCGGTGTAATGTGACTGGAATAGCTCATGGATGAGGTAGGCTTCTGTAACTGTTTGTGCCGGGATTCTTAATTTGACTGCCTTGACATAATCGCCTCTCCCCAACATACATTTCCCCCACTGCTTAGAAAAGTTACCCTCAGAATAAAGTTTCTATCATGGCAGTTATTTGCATAGGGTGTCTCCTGTTTTGTGTTTGCGTGGTGCTGGTTTCTGTGTATTAAAGAGAATGGCATGTTTTGGTGAGATACTGTTATGCTACACAAATGGTGCATTGAATGGTAGTGCTTGTGCTGGGGATTTGTGAAAAGTCACTCAGATATGTTTGACGTCATTCTGTTCCTTTTTTGAAAGGGAAAGCTGCCTCCCCTTGTCACCTTCTGTAAAGAAGAACTTTGCTTTTGTCCCTGATTTCCGTTCTCTGTCGTCCTTTTGTGCTCTCTGCTTGCGTAAAATTGCTTACCCCCTTTTACCCCAATGAGATAAGCCCCATGTGCTCAGACAGCTCGGGAGTTCTGTATCACTAACACTGGTTGTCTGTAAATGTCACTAAATGCAGGAGgaatactttattaaaataacGTCAGGTTTTTGTACAGACAGTAGCCCTATTATTGAATGAACtaacaaaggatgctgggaatgCAGAAGCAAAGTATGCTGGGAGTTCAGGAGCAGTTGTGTCATCTTGTGAAGTGAAAAGTTGTTTCATTTTCTACTTAATTGCGAGGGGAAATTAGTGTGGGCATGCAGGTTGTATATTTAAACAAGCGATGTGAGAGGAATTACAAATGTTAGATTTGGAGTGTGTGCCTTTGGGATGAGCCCCAGAGATTCCCATGAATTGCTGCTGTTGCCTGTGAGAGATAAGTGGTAATCACCACTAGTAGTACACACCTAAGGATTATTTCCTTATAGCCCTTGGCTACTCAGTAATCGGCTATGTGTGACTTTGCCCTTCAGGACATTTCAGTGAGGCTTTCTGAGGTAATTGCTGATAGCTTGCAGGAAAAAAAGCAATACAACTTGTTTGGCTCCGTCTCACTGAGCAGATCCTTCATGGCCATTATCATGCCGCCTGGGCAACAGAAGCCGAGCATTCTGATTTTGGTCAGAGCTTGTTGGCTTGGAATAAGGCCCAATATTGTGATTGGCTGCAAAAACCCACCTCTCTGATGTCCAGTTCTGGGCTCTGGCCATAGGCCAGCAGTTGAAATGAGCAAAAGATGGAAACCCCCAATAGTGCTATGCAGCGCTGCAGTTCTAACCCCCAATGAGGGGAAGTTTGCTGTGATGTGGTTGAGAATGAGGGCCCAACATCATTTGGGGAATTTTGTGATCTCTTGCTTTTCATAAAAATGCTCTTAGAGCACAATGCAGTCTCCTCACTCCATGCAGACCAATCTCTTCACACACAGCACAAAGCTTATCACTTTTGTGTACTACTAGCAGCTCTTCTTATCTATCTTCTCTATAAATGCACAATTATGGATTCACCTCCACAGCaccagtttgtttttttccacacagTGCAACAATTATCTGATAACCCAGTTGCAGGCTGGGAAATACAAACATGATGAAGTTATATGAAGCAGCTTGTGGAGTCCATTGGTGGGAGAGAGGCCATTTCTTTTTTGTTGATATAACTTGAGCTATCTCCTTGGGGTGCCCTGGCATGGCTGAATGAGCATATCACTGTCTGCGAAACAAGCATGCCTTCagtaaaaatagcaaaaaaacctCCCATCCCATTGTTCTTGTGTTTTCAAGCTGAGTACTATTTCTTTCCAACAGCCCTCAGGGTGTAGCCAAACATCACCTGTTTCCATTTCTCCTTGGAGCAGTTTCAGaagtttattaatatatttacagGAATATGCAGGAAAATAATACTCACCCCGAGGCCATACAGACCTAAGTTTCAAATGAATCACATTGTGTCGCTTATTGCCCATTTAGGATATGGAATGATTGCTgaagaaaataaatcatgaattaCCCTTTGTACCATTTACCTAGTGGCAGTGAAGCAGTGAGAGAGGGCCCTGTGCAGGGGGCCTAACACTTAAAAACAAATgtggaggtttagttctcctttaaattttagtTGGCTTATCagttttttctggataaccgaaCCTTTCTACAAAGataaaacaacataaataatCATGACAGGGGTTGCTGAGCAGTGTGATGCCAGTCTTCTACACTGAGTTCTTCATACATAGCTCAggcccttgttcaacatgagttcagtgaCTTGTACAGAACATATGTTTTGCctgtttctatggtttttattatttcttgagttaacttttagattgtaagctcatttgggCAAGGTCCTCTTTACCCTCTCGTCtcggttgtttttgtatgtaatctgtatgttcaggaTACACgctcatttattgtacagtgctgcaaaatatgttggcgctttataaatatttgttaataataataacaataataaaataataaggcaAACAGGGAAGTCAAAGCTACTCCTTGTTTGGTCATTAGATTACCATTATACAACCACCTCCCTttcccctttgttgtgactgttttgttagcaggagtctatTATGCAGGGGGAATACATGAGAAGCGTCAAACCTCCCATTTTTCCAGTTAAGCTAAAAAACATAGTTTTTGTAAAAAGTATGTTTGGCGTTGGCCCTTTTCATTGAACTCCTGATGAACAACAGGCTAAAAAACTAGACATCTAACTCTAAAACCGGCAGCGGAGGGCAGGTACCTCTTGCTTTCAATCATATGCAAACCctatactgtgcatgcaccaaactTACCCTTTTAAAGGGTTTGGTTCATTGAGACTATAACTCTATATTCTTCATTTATAGAGCAAGTCCTGGAAGAAGCTGAAGAACATGGTCCACTGGTCACCATTTGTGGTGTCCTTTAAGAAGCAGTACCCATGGATCCAGCTGGCTGGACATGCAGGTCAGTAAATAAGTCCAATAAATGTtattgcagaaaataaatattctgtaactTCTCTATTTACCTATGCTGTTATATGGATGTTGTTCTTCCTTGTAGTTGTTAGCAAATGCTCTGCTCTTATCTCTCTTGATTTACTTTCCTCAGGAGCCTAATAACATGCCTGTAAAGTGCTGCAATGCTAAAATGCTACAATTGTATAGACGTCATTCAGAAAGTCTATAGTTGGAATGGTTTCTACTTATAACCAGATACTGAATCAAGAAAATCTgaaccatgaaaaaaatattggtcCCAATTGTGAATCCCCCCCATGCATCAATGATTGATGGTTTGGATAGGTGTTCGATCCCAGAGTTTTTTCATAGCTCTAACAACTTACTGAATATAGAACTGCTAGGAATATCTCTGGATTCTGATATTTCATCTGACGCTCAATCTTGCCTTTAGTGAGACCAGTTAGTAAATGGTACAAACTAGTGGAGTGATTGAGCAGTAGTTGTAGATTTAGAATGGTTGCATCTGATTTGACAAATACTCTATTGTTGCCTTGCAGGTAATTTTAAGGCCGGTGAATATgggaaaatactaaaaaaattctGTGAGAGTGAGCAACAGTGTCTGGTGGGGCTGAACCAGGATATTCTGCGACCATTTGTCCCGGGCTACTATGGGATGGTGGAGAAAGAAGGCGAGAACTACAACCAGATGGAAGACCTTCTGTCTGAGTTTGACTCTCCATCTATTATGGACTGCAAAATGGGTGTCAGGTAAGACACAACAGGATAATTATCATGGTTGCCATGTTGAAAAACTTCTACCTGGCTTTTGCCTTTGTTCTCTCGTCTTAGAGTGGAATCTTCTTTGCAGCGACACGCAAATGCTGAGTCAGAGCTGAGCTGGtttctcttttttattgtttacctCCTTATCTGTCTTCTTTGGTGCCTTTGAtttatgctgcatttttttttacctaggaCATATTTGGAAGAGGAGCTGGTAAAGGCTAAGGAAAAGCCCAAGCTGAGAAAAGACATGTACGAAAAGATGATTGCTGTTGATCCCAATGCGCCCACTGAGGAGGAGCACAGACAGAAGGCCATTTTAAAGCCACGGTACATGCAATGGAGAGAGACCCTTAGCTCTACTGCTACCATGGGCTTTCGAATAGAAGGCATCAAGGTTAGTAAGGGCCCAAATATTGAAGCTGTATATATGAAACCTACTCTTGTGTGTTACAATGACTTGCTCTGGAAGGGCGACATATTTTATAGGTCCATGCATTATGTGTCAATGCATATAGGGCATTTTAATTTTCTGTAGGCACTGACCCTAACTATCGGCAGTGATTGTGACTATGACTGGATACCACCAggttacaaaaacaaataaataatgccaTGGTAATAAATTTAGGAGTCTCATTCTTCTTGGACTAGAGCGGTGGTGATGGCAGCGCTATGTTTAGGgctgtagtctttttttttttttttgttcagaaaaaGGTTACAGGTCTAGTAACATATGGAAATATCCAACATAGCATAGAGTACTGCCGATCCCCCCTCACCCAATATcatattgcaatgtattttgaGTTATATTTGAAAGTTCCCTTGAAATGTCTCCATTTTCTGTCCACCAGAGAGCAGATGGATCATGCGACACAAACTTTAAGAAAACACGGTGCAAAGAGCAAGTGATCAGTGCACTGAGAAACTTTGTGGATGGAAATAAGAATATTTTAGTAAGTATTTTGAAAAGGTGGCTACAAATGGTCAGTCTTTCTGCAAAAGCTTGTTTGAAAGCACACTGCCTCTGAATACATGGGACCAAACTGCCAGGTGTTGCTGAGGTTGTGTCTACACTTGGATGTGTCCCTAGCATATTCCAAAGTACTGGATCACTGAAGGAGTTGAAGAGGCATCTGACTGTCAGCATTATGCTAAATAGCTACCTCAAGGGTCTGAAACAGCATAGCACTCTGGCTTTTGCTCACATACGCTGCCAATATCCTGGAAATTAAAGTTTAGCAAAAGTTGCAGAACCACAGGCTGCAATACCCTAATACATAATGCAGTTGCTTGCAGACTATATATTCATGTGTAAATCATTTTACACTGTTGTCTTCTTAAATTTGGGTTACAGCAcatatggaattttttttttgtagtagagGTCCAAAGTTTAAACACAAGGCATTAAGAACAGGGGAATGCAGAAAGGTGACCAAACTGGTGTGTCTAGAGATAGCTGAGCAACTGCTTCGGCAAGCTCATTCCATCTGTTTCACTCATTTAGATTCACTTCTCTTCGACCTTGCAGGGCTGTGTGTATAGCAAACCAAAGTACTTCTTTGCAGGATGACAGCCCATTGCATCACCTTACTTGATGCCTATTTCTTTCATTCACAGAGAAAATACCTGGTGCGATTAAAAGAGCTGAGAACGGCGCTggagaaatctgagttttttcaaTCACATGAGGTTTGTATTGATTCAGTCCCTGCCTTTCTTATCTTTAACCCACTCTGGTTACtgcatcatttatatattttataaagcctTTTTCTTTCTAACGTTCTGTTGCCTCACCTGCTCTGCGCTGCCACACACCTATATGTCTTGTACATACAATATGCTCCATGTCTAAATCATGTTACATACACACATGCTTTCACTGTGTTTTTCTGGCACTTTGTGGGACCTGTTTGTGTCATGCTGACATCCAGAAACCTTGTTTGCACTCCTTTCAATTCATGCATAAAttagcttttctttttctctgggcGGTATCATTGTATACTCAAACTGGCACATGTGGTGGCACCtgttaagcaactttgcaaatgtATTGGAGACTGTTATTGTTCATCACAGCAGAGATTGTGCTCATCGTTCACATAATTTCCACAGGTTGTCGGGAGCTCTCTTCTGTTTGTCCACGATTCCTCAGAGCAAGCAAAGGTGTGGATGATTGACTTTGGGAAGACTGTTCGACTCCCGTGTACACAGTTGCTAAACCATCGTACACCCTGGGTGGAGGGGAACCGTGAAGATGGATACTTGTGGGGGTTAGACAACCTGATCAACATTTTTACTGAAATGGTGGAGGAATAGACATTTATATTTTGCCTTCTTAGACTGGATGTGATCCACAAAATGGGATTCATGGACCATAACTTGCTACTATTGTCAGAACATGGACTAAAGTCTTCCTAATATGCTTACAGAGAGGCTGCTGGCAGGCAAGTCACGTGGATTTCAGATTCTCAGCCCAGGCGACTGGGACATCAAGCAAAGACAATATTTTTAGGGAATGCATTTGTAGGTGTTTTATAAAGTTCTATTTATGCCTGTATAGTCTCAAGAGAACACAACACTGGATAGATTGTACCTACAGTAcagttttaaagctatttgtggAACAAGGATTCAGagctttttttaatgtacattttttattactgcaACCAAATATGAAACTCTGATTTatgctgtattttattatataatgtttttaatggTTCAACTTTATAATTGGGAGGAATGGTAGGgtgataatttttttattttttatttaacattgtaCAGTGGAAGcggagttgttttttttaatcatatttgtttcatgcttaaccaaagagagtATACAAATTACAGATGGACAGCAGTAAACCCTCCGCCATGTTGTCCTAGGATGTGAAGAACCACACAGATGGATAGAGAAAACATTGTGGACTGATGTGTGTGAGATCAAGCCTTATTGAAATGGTAGAATCCGAGTTCATTCTATCCTACAGAAATATAGTTAGCTTGGGGTGGTTCTCAAGTTGTGAGGGTGTTGGAATTCAGCACCAGCTTGAAAATAACAGGAAAGCCATCTCGATGTATCTGTACTGCTCACAGCTGTCTGGTTCCCATGCCAGTACATAGCTGCCAGATGGATTATAGTGCAGTGCAAATGGAACTTACTGATTTCACTGAATAAAATCCACAAAAACAGCAGTCTGCTTTCTGTCTCAATCACTTTGCAGATGTCATCgtaacatttgtttcttttcagcATTAAGTGGCTCCTCTTCTTGGGGTGAAATGGTGATGATATACAGGTTCTTTAATGATCTGTACCTGACATTGCAGGGAATGGAGCATACCTGACTTGTAGGCGGCGGCCCTAAACAGATGGTTTTTAAGGGGCAATGTTTAATGGGGGGAAAAGAGGAATCAagcatatttatgttttattatcttgtGAATCTGCAGCTTAGGACGGGATGCAAGTATGTCACCATGCTATTTAGGGTGGGTTAAATGTCTAATTATTACATTCTTGATATTGATGCACAGTCTTAAATAACAAGGACATTTAACATCTACTGTTTACAATACAGTGCCCcccccacatttaaaaaaaacccagtgtgcTCATGATCTCTGCAATCCCTGGCAGTGACTGAGGGCttgttttttcagtgaaaacgATGCATAtgtgtgagtggggggggggggggtaaaataaataaagaggatATTGCAAACTTATGCAGCTTGGGATGGGCTCTAAAGTGCATCAGCATGAGAGAACTGCACATGCTTCACAGACAGTATCATATCCATGGaagcaagtgctagagcactttGTTTGTTTCTGTACATGCACGTTGCAATTGTGTCTGTAAATGAGCTCTATAAAATGAATGTCAGCCATTGCTGTTTTTCAAGAATATTGTGAGTG
The sequence above is a segment of the Xenopus laevis strain J_2021 chromosome 8L, Xenopus_laevis_v10.1, whole genome shotgun sequence genome. Coding sequences within it:
- the itpkc.L gene encoding inositol-trisphosphate 3-kinase C L homeolog, with product MTQYVPFKGRTAGSDCLGKVAHRDDSSETPWSENVHQTRQNSQPLHLPIKQQWTCDTGVTELKLTVTPPTPDTTPDSEQRGFSTNDQSLHRKSAPLGSSLQKEMYCAETSDSPNYPIPRLIITQDCSSNSCLTFTSPPLPETTSVLDIPPSREAESPCSDSGCGGSPVPSLFIRKLSSSSGLSSASSFEESEDDFGGSDMEPNGLHYLLCSPEDQGVSSKSWKKLKNMVHWSPFVVSFKKQYPWIQLAGHAGNFKAGEYGKILKKFCESEQQCLVGLNQDILRPFVPGYYGMVEKEGENYNQMEDLLSEFDSPSIMDCKMGVRTYLEEELVKAKEKPKLRKDMYEKMIAVDPNAPTEEEHRQKAILKPRYMQWRETLSSTATMGFRIEGIKRADGSCDTNFKKTRCKEQVISALRNFVDGNKNILRKYLVRLKELRTALEKSEFFQSHEVVGSSLLFVHDSSEQAKVWMIDFGKTVRLPCTQLLNHRTPWVEGNREDGYLWGLDNLINIFTEMVEE